The genomic region ataaactttagattAACACATCTCATGCGATTTACCAATAGCCCgactatattgtacactactaagagttcttgattaatgtcattattttatactcatctttttttaatgttcccCTTAAAAATCTCCCTAAATAAACCCCTGTACATCTCGTTTCCCCATAAAATTTTGGGGGAAACCCTCAAGTTGGCATCACTATGCATGGGTAGTTTAATCGAATTCTGAATTGTTCGTTTCAGGAGCAAACGGCGGCGCTGCTGTCGTCGCTGTCCCGCGTGCCGCGCTGCGTGCTGTGGCTGTCGGGCGCGCGCTGCGCCGGCGCCGCGCTCTGCTGCTTCGTGCGCGTCGCGCCCGCGCTGGCGCCGCGCGCCGCCGAGCTGCGCGCGCAGCTGCGTCTGCACGCGCACGCCGCTGAGGCTATGTCACGGTGACTATTCTTATTTtgatatacgtataatattctCAGTAGAAAGCAAAAGGCTAAAGCGCCAGAATGATAGTTTTGAGAAATTAAGTTTAGTAACTTACTCATTATCCAAAAGTACTATTTTGGTGGTTTTTCCTTTCCACTGACGATATGATCAAATTtgtgtatttgtataatttcaacttacttactttatatcatttatttcagaCTGGCGATAGTACCAGATGTAGCAAGTCAGATCGTTCAACTCGAGGGCGTTCCTCATCTTACCCGCTTGGTTAGGTTGCAGCGAACACGCCCTCACACGGATGTCAACCCAGACCAGACCCTCATTCATTGTCTTAAGGCCCTCCGGACCATTTACAAGCACCATCCGGAGGCCTTCACAGACCAGAAAGATGTTGATGAAATGATCAAACCTCACTTAATGGAATCTTTAATGCTGTTCTCTGCTAAACAAGAGAGCTATGTGTAATAAacatagttaatattttgtctttgtGTCAAAGTTATTGCTTatgattttacaatatatttattttacatcaaataaattattatacctcTATTATTAGTAGTGAACTTCCAAACATTAAGGCGCCGAATTAATCAATAGCGGAATTTTAACGCTCTGACTTTTATTTCCGATTCGAATGCAACCGAAGAATTGAACCCTATGAGATTTTAATGGACTTTCACATTGCATTTttactcatttttttattacgttataaGTTTTGTAACAACAGAGACATATGTAGATTTGGTTCGCCGTTTATAGCCTATAAacaaataagccattatttataaatctggCTGTATGAGCTATAAAAGAAGTACTAATTAATCTAAGAGATTTCATGCTGAGAACATTccaaagattatatatttagtaactaacagaaaattaaaaaataagatttttttactgattaaactattaaatatattcgctGGTATGTTTAAAACTGCTTAATTCTCAAAAAAAGACtcctttttatgtttatttgccCAATTTTTACAATCaagtcaaaaaaaaaagttgacaattgaataaaatttcatgctatactttttactaatatagtATAATCTGTATAGTTGCAAGTCCTCTtgtactttttatgtttataataattgtaaataaaatgtttatagctttttgtttaataatttatgttatagtcCCTGAGAGGCCATACTTAGGCTAGTCTTTATCCTACATGTTATTCCATGCACGTCTATAGTACTAAAGCGGAAAGCCGACCGGCGACCGGTGAGAGAATTCGTTTCTGACGTCTGTCAGGTCACGAGTTGCactacaaaattaaacaattgacATAACATTGTAAGAACGTAGAATGgatactaaaatttaaacttggcgcaaattgtaacatttactttaaatttatataattatatagttcatAGTTACATCGTCCATTCGATCACGGACCTAACGTTCGCTAGAAACGCTTTATCTAAGCACCCGGGCAAcaacttaatattgttattaaccAAGACgacaacataaattattttattgttctcgtaaataaatttatgtatgaaaACATCACAGCTCTCGACTAACTCATTGTAAAAGAACTTATAATTTTActcaaacttttataatttgtaaaaatatattaaacaggaACTTGATTAGTTCTGCgtattgttgtttataaaataaaatataatgctctattataaaaaaaagtcattttgttttttaatttgtacctCACCTTTACTTCTGGGCATACTCTACGTTACCAACTCAAACAGACTAGTTAGAGGCtcttagttatataaaaatatatttttttaaatctttctaACATCTCTATACGATATTGAATCAACTAACAAAGTGTTTTAAGCGATAAATGTTagattaattagaaaaaatgtatCTAAGTACATTCTATAACAACATTGAAATGGAagatataatactatttaattaatataacccATAAATCAACCCCACGAGTTGTTATGTggtcactagatggcgttgtttgcttaatagtaaataaatattactgtcGCGGTTGATTTTGAAAGTAGTTTAGTTTCCTATATATTGCGTGTTATAGAGGCCAATggtctttttttttctcgctggaaaaacgcattacgcgcttcccccacgtgatggaaagtggggggtGCGTGGGACTACACGGattttaaaaactctttaaatatgaaaacattttattgacataaaatataataaatggtaCAAACATTgaatgtaaagttttattaactgTATCTTTGTAttcttattctttttttaatatttcaatcgttattatttacattgtcaAGAATACCACAAGGGTAATTTACAACAACAgcaataattacaacatttcaTCCATATGATTGCTTAACATTTTTCGAATGAACTATGTCAACTGTGGTCTCGTGACACGGCCTCAAATCCAAATCAAACACACCGAGGCAGAACTTATTTTCGGgcgctttaaaaaaatctagtcCTCTTCCAATTTTAATTATCCATCCAGAGCTCaatctgaaaaatatatacaaataattagcTTGATACTAAGTTCCATCCGAGGCTTTGTCTATGTATTTGCCCACATTTTAAGGAGGCTTTGCTGATCAGATATTAGGTACCCTATTTTCTTTTCTGTACCCAACAGTATGCAAgctaaatttcattataaacactTGAGTAATGCGTAAAACTTGAAAGTGTGACTAATAAacttactttgttttttattgtatcagTAAATATGATATTGGCATAAAtgacgaaaattaaatattgtataatacagTAGTGTATTCCAAATTCCATTGATACAAAATGAGTAGGTATCCTTGCAATGTGTTACTCTACTGTAGTAGGCATTAAGTGCCtgatgaatatatgtatgtctttagataaagtaatacataattatttcctaagtatatatgtatctaactACTTATGCCCTTAGTACTTTAATTTTCCTTCCAAACTTTTGGTCAGTTCAAATAAAGATCAAAGGAAACAGCTATTATTTTACTATCTCAATAATCCATTTACTTACGTAATTTGCCTATCATGGAGTGTGTCagaatattttacaatcaattttatattgtattttattaaatcattctTAAGATTAAGGAGCCATTCCCGTTGATCTCCTTCTGATTTTCCATCTTTTGTAGTAATTAGTTCTATGTGTCTCAGATTACTACATGACCTAGCTAGCAATTCACACAGCCTTAGAAAGTTTTGAAtctgttaacaaaataaatatttaaatatgaaaatgaaatcAAGAAGCAAATTTTAGGGAAGCGaaggatttatttttttcaggtcCTATACTGATATGTTACATATGGCAACACTGGGACAGGTACTGATATGATCTAGCCTatacaatcaatatataaacaaatcttagatttagaTATTCCAATGGattcatttttgaaatatatgtccattttataatatgacaCTGTTTCACTTAACTCCTTATATCCACTTAAATTTGACTTCTAAAGTTCCAATAACAGGTTCTTCGACATACAAAACaatgcaaatttttttttcaaaatcatcaTGTACACAGATTATTCAAACTCTTCaccaattatattttcaattcaatgtccaatgtaaacaacatttggtttttgtcctcttgtgaCTGGAATAGACTTATATGtggaagttatatatatttattactatagttttaagtcataatattattgatatctaCTAATTGATTAACCAGCCAACATATTCTTCAGAATAACCAGTAAAGATACCCAAAGTGTAGCTTATTAATGTGTACCAtgtaatgagaaaaaaaatcataaatgtaatattCGAATGATCCtttttttaccataaatatttatatattataaatatctctTTTACATGCATGAAGTCACATGTGCactagttttacaaaaaaagtaaattaaaatagtgttaCCTGATGAAAACTTCTTATATATGGATCTTCAACACTAACATACTGGATTTCCTCATCGAGAAACCTTCCGAACAAGGTCTTGTAACTGTGACCAGTAGAATTATTTTCTATGTGTACTTGTTCATGAAACTGGCCAGCTTCTTTTTGCTTTAAAACTAACTTTTTAATTGCTTCTGCTCTATTCATGTACTCCTCaactttttttcttaaataactttttgttgTGTCATTACATTCacctttaattaataaattgtacattaaaatagctttatatttacattacattacaggATTTTGACAGAaattatttcatcaatttaCTGGCACCTGATATTTTGAGttagcatattattatttttaattctattaatataataatgatcattcattcaagtttttaaaatatcctgTCAAGTGAGAATATTGAGCTAGTAATTAGTctagtaataaaagtaaacaaacctTTCATCTTATTAACTAAAATCTGTATACCTTCTTGATAACAAACAAGAGCTTcagtgtatcttttgttggtaTCTAATTCAACGCCTCGTTTCAAAATACTTACGGCAGCActatcaatattcataattaatatttatcactacaactaaaaaataaaatgtctgctataaaattgtatttgccCGTAATTTCgccttattatacatataattatatataattacggaAACGAGTATGAATGTAAtagatattgtttaataataacaattaacaaattgtattgcatttattttgacaatgacatgatatttataaacacaagtctatttaatgttttcaaatttcgTATTTATCCAAGACTACGCATATTCTGcttaaaattagtataaaatattttttattttgctatgaTAACAGGCttatctaaatacatattcggtaaataaaacaactatgaaaaattcaaacaaaatataaaaaatatatatttagtaataattacttCGCTTTAGCTTTACTGAATATTAAGAAAACTGCTGATCTGTGGGGACCTttatcactatggaattagagaatgtgcgCTCGACTTTTTGAATTCTTATCTTAAtaatagaattcagagggttgacgttaaaAGAAAACGGCCTCCTGGGGTCTAAGTTGGTATAGGGGTCCCTTAAgaatcaattcttggaccttttctgttcctcatatacataaatgacttgccctttcttgttgggaacaaacatgatatagtattgtttgctgatgatgcctccttagtttttaaaatgaatagacagcaggtacagtatgacgatgtaaacaatgctatctcTGTATAGTACACTCTCTATAGTAAACTGGTTtagcatatataattttaggctaaataataaaaaaacaaaaattgtaaaatttttgtctGATGTACTTATCAATATGGATTCGATTGATTCAGTTGAGTCAGCTGAATTTTTTGGCTTTACTGTTGATGCCA from Vanessa tameamea isolate UH-Manoa-2023 chromosome 22, ilVanTame1 primary haplotype, whole genome shotgun sequence harbors:
- the LOC113393617 gene encoding MIT domain-containing protein 1-like, producing MNIDSAAVSILKRGVELDTNKRYTEALVCYQEGIQILVNKMKGECNDTTKSYLRKKVEEYMNRAEAIKKLVLKQKEAGQFHEQVHIENNSTGHSYKTLFGRFLDEEIQYVSVEDPYIRSFHQIQNFLRLCELLARSCSNLRHIELITTKDGKSEGDQREWLLNLKNDLIKYNIKLIVKYSDTLHDRQITLSSGWIIKIGRGLDFFKAPENKFCLGVFDLDLRPCHETTVDIVHSKNVKQSYG